Part of the Lolium rigidum isolate FL_2022 chromosome 6, APGP_CSIRO_Lrig_0.1, whole genome shotgun sequence genome, CTCCAATGTCTATGTTGCTCACCCCCAGCTATTGCTGCTGGAGGTCGGCGCCAAGAGCGGCCGCCCGCGcatcggcggtggcggcagccCGACGGACGCTCTCCTCTGGGTGGGACCTGTCCCGGCTATCAGCAGCCGGACCCGCAGCTAGAAAGGCTCGCCTCGAGGAGCTGGACACCAGCAACATGCTCCTCCGCCAGCGCATCATCTTTCTGGGCTCTCCGGTGAGCTACCTTCTTTATTTCTTCCTCAAATCCCAGTATCTTGTgtattttttagataaaaggcattaCCATGTCCAGCTTTATTTTCATAAATTAATAAAtcgcttgaggttcttacttagtGCGAACGCACTTATATGACATAAAACAAACCTAGAGTGAAGATCTGCAGCTTTTTTTTCACCTTCCATCGTTTTTTCCCGGATGTAGCACAATTCTGTGCGGCGTTTTTCCAATTGTCCCGTGGATGCACAGATGATGGCATGATTTATGCTGtaattcttctctttttttttggctgtgtgcatcatttatatcattagggcatgatgttgttgcagagtctgggtgtaattggtatctccgcgatattaatatatgctctttatcaaaAATGACATAAAACAAACAAACACCACCAAGTTCGACAAGCCATAAGCTGGATACACGGCCTACAGCCAGAGACTAAAAGATTAATAGGCTAAGCTACTAAGGAGACTCGCCAAAGGATGATGCGTGGCACCGTAGAGTTGATGAATGCATGAACAAGCCTGTTTTAAAAGCAGTCAATTAGTTGACCAGGGAAAATTGCCTCTATAGAAAATTTATTTCTAGTAGTAGTCCAAAGCGCCCAGCTTTGGACAGCAAACAGAAACCAAATAAGCTTCCTAGCTTTTCCGTGCAATGTGTGTAGAATTTGTGTGAAGTGAGGGAAAGAAGTGGGGTTCCACTGAATCTGGAGCATCTCTTTGATCCCACTCCACATGAATTTTgctaggacgcaagatgtgatccaCATTTACTGTTTGACTGCAAAGGGCGCACGGCCCATTAGCCGGACCATGGCGTTTATTAATTTGCTCACTAGACGGAAGCCTAACTTTTGCTAACTGTCAGGTAAAGAAACGATTTTTGAGAGGTAACGTAGCTGACTAGATGGTCTTAGCTATTGGGAAGGTGTCGCCTGACACATTTCCTTTTAGAGGGAGGCCACCAAAAGCTGTTAGTAGCCATGTTCCCAGTACGACAGTAATGGGCGAGACGGGAACGAGGGAGGAGGGTTGGAGGCTGACAAAAATAGGAAACAGCCATGGTATACATCTCTCTAACAATTATTTGATAGAGGGGACACAATCCAATCGATTTTGGTACGGTGAACCCGGCGATAAGGTGGATCGAGGAACGCAAACCACTAATGTGTGAAGAATGACAATGCAGCTTTTGCGATGCTGCACtagatatactacctccatcaaaagcttaaggcttatattatttttagaaagtcaaactatgtcaaatttgactaaatttttaccaaaaatcattaacatggaaAATattaaatcaatatcattagatagataatgaaatatatttttgtatggtatctacaaattattatatttgttgatatattcttctaaaaatttgatcaaactttacttggtttgacttttcaaaaaaaaaaaagctttaagctttgggatggaggtagtatcacACGAAGGGGTGCTCCAATTGATTGATTCCATGGATTCAAGGGGTCAGCACAGTGATTGATTCCATGGATTGAAGGTGCATAACTGCATATACGTGTGAAAAGGAAGCATATCACTAATTACCTATAATACCAACCGGTCTGGCTTCTAGCTTCCTTTCCCATGACCCATCCAATTGATTAAGATTCTGTTCCCATGCCCGATTGTTCGTTTTGAAACATGGACCTAGCGTACAAGGCCGCTGAATCAGGATACAATACCGACTGTCCGGGAACGCGTACTGGCCATCGAATCGTACCGTATCGCACATCGCCCCCAAACCTCGATTTGGTACGACGAATCCGAGTCAGGGAACTGTATACCGTTCCCCTTTTCCGGCTACTATGTGTCCAGAGGGCTCCAAGGCCCAGATCACTCCATCGCGTTCGGTGTTTGTGCTTTTGTCTTGGATCTCCTCCCATAAGCGCCCCCACTGGGCCCTTTCTTCATCTCCAAATGTTCAATGAGACCTAACAACCCAACCATCCCCTTGATAGTCGATAGGCCTGGGTTACACAGATATCTGGGTCAGAACAAATTTCAAAGAGACAAGGGAAGCACTCCTTGAGGGGGCTCTCCCCTATCCACCAGAAGCAGACTGAATCTTGCGCCCAACTTGATATTGTTTTATCTCGTGCAAACTGTGCCAGAATTGGGAGTAACCATTAGCAGATATTATTGGATCCTGGTATTTGGCGCGTTTATCAGATGGCACCACAAGGGTGGGTTAAGCTCATCTAAGAAAAGCCTCCATATCCACTTGGTCATAAGTGAGATATTGAAAATTTTGGTATGAATGACTCCAAGTCCGCCCTGTCTTTAGGCCGACACAGTTGCGACCAATTAACCATGTGGTATTTTCGTTTATCACCCACCCCTTCCTAGAAGAACCTAGAGAGGTGCTTAGTAAAACCTGCACGGGTGCCATCCGCCGGAAGGAAGAGACCCATCAAGAAGGTAGGTAAGCTTGCAAGGGAGGAGTTGGTAAGGGTTAGTTGAGGAGCGGACGACATGAAGCGACCCTGTGTCCAACCACACCTGCCAGCCCTTTGCAGTCAGCCATCGTGAGCCTCCTATCAATGATGGGGAAGCCGAGGTACGTAATGGAAAGCTTCCCAATTTACAGTTCAGGAGGTTTGCCACCCTGCCTTGTTCGGGATCTGAAGTGCCAGTCACTATCATCTCACTCTTGAGGAAGTTGATTTTAAGGCCAGACAGAAGTTTGAAACACGGAAGGATGAACTTGAAATTGGCCACGTGTAAGCCCTTCCCAGTCAGCCATCGTAAGCTTCCTATCAATGATGGGAAGCCGAGTTACGTAATGGAAAGCTTCCCAATTGACAGTTCAGGAGGTTTGCCACCCTGCCTTGTTCAGGATCTGAAGTGCCAGTCACTATCATCTCACTCTTGATGAAGTTGATTTTAAGGCCAGACAGAAGTTCGAAACTCAGAAGGATGAACTTGAGATTGGCCACGTGTAAGTTGACCAGTGCGATTAGCTGCATCTAACATGGCAGAAAATGCATCCACATTGAAATCAAATAGCAGAGGGGAAATGGGTTCCCCTTGGCAAACACCTCACATATTTCTGAAATAGGGCCCGATTTCGCGATTGATGCTAATGGCAGTCTGAATGCCAGACACAAATTGCATGATTCTGTGGATATATCCAGAGCTAAAGCCCTTACTAACTAAAACTTCTCGTAGAAACGCCCAACTGACATGGTCATATGTTTTTTCTAAGCCCAGTTTCAAAATTACCGCACTGAGGTTTTTGGATTTGATCTCATGCACTGTCTGTATTTGGAATATTATACAACTTCTCGTGATAGATAAATACAAGATTCTGGATATACTTTGGAGTGAATTTTATTCTTTAAACAAGTCAATATAATTAGAAATAGCAtaatttctgaaaattttgaatcgTATTGAAAAATGGTATTACAATTTAATTTAACACGAAAATCATTTCTACCAGCACATAACCCAGTGGGCCTGTTTCATCTGTGCATTTTAGCATGCCATGATGTGTGCATATGATAAATGTTCACCAAATCCAAGTTTATATGCTACGTACAGTGCTGATAACCCCATTGATGAAAATGTTACCTTTCCATCGTTGCACCTTATGTAACCCATTATATGCATGAAATAATTTTGAGTCGACCTGTTTCCTTTGTCAATTTACTTTGGCTTTAGTTGATGGTAATTGTGAAAACCTAAGATAAAATAAGGGCTACTTCTTTGGGCATATACTCTATTTACTTCTTTTCCCCTGATCAGCTGACTTGCTACAAACAGGTCTGAGAGAATGGTTATCGTATTTTTGGTGTAACTCTTTCATTGTTTAAGTAGGATACTGTAGAACTATAATCTTTAGTTGGAACTGGCACTACCTTGATAGGACATGTGTTCTTGATATTATAGAGTGGGTTAGTTTCAAAAGTCAAGACTAATAGTACCACCGCTCAATTTGGTCTCAGTTATCAAATTACGCGTCATCTGCATGCTATTAATTTCCGCGTGCATGTTAAAAGTACTTATGTGTGATCCCTAGCATGTGTTAGTCAAAAGAAGCATTTTTTATTTGATTAGTGTGATTAAAATGGAGTTCAAACCGGATATTATGCATTTATTCCTTTCAAATGCCTTGTGCTAACTGCTGAGCAGGTGGATGATTTGTGTGCTGATTTTATCATCAGCCAACTCTTACTGTTGGATGCAGAGGACCACACAAAGGACATCAAGTTGTTTATTAACTCACCTGGAGGCTCCATAACAGCTGGTGGGTACTCTTATTCTCATTGTATGAACTATCCTGACACTATTTCTTGAAAAATAATTGAACACCATTACAATTTCAAGGATCTTGTTATAGAAAAATATCAACTTTGCAGAATTTGGTGCATGAAATGGAATAATCTCTCTCGTTCTTGATTTGGTTGTGGGTCATTGGTCATTTGATGATGTCAGAATTTTCCCAAGCAAAGGTGTGATAACTAGTGAGACTAGAAAACGCTGGTATCTTGTCTGAATGAAAACAATCGTGGGTGGTCATGTGATCCAGCAAGAGGGGGTATGGCTAGGATGTGTTACACTTGAGGTCAATGAGGGAAGGTTTGGGGCCATCCAGGTTCCCATGGAACGATTACAGTTGGATTGGATGAACCCATTTTCTTTTTGGTTCCCCCgagaaatagtactccctccgttcctaaaaaaGCTTCGCAACCTTTTCTAGATACAGATGAATATATAGCTAAAACATGTCTACATacctccgtatctagacaaagttgagaagcttttttaggaacagagggagtacatcgcAATTCACACTGCACAACCTCTTTCCCGTTCGGATTAATTTGACAGTTGCCGATGCGACCCTCCACTCTTTTCTCTGTCTTTCTAGTGGCAGGTGGCTCATGTCTATTGTTGGATGCGTCATTGTCACACCTTCTTTTGCTCCCTTGAAGATGTACAGAAGCTACCAGTTAATCAGTAGATGCAGGTCCTGACGTAGCAGTACATGACGTGGTCACCACCGGCTGATGGGCTACTCTTCTGCGTGCACTGTTGGCAATGGCTCCAGGACAGCTCCAGGGCCTCGTTGAATAGACCATCACTAGCTGCACAGACAACGATGCAGGAGACAGGGAGATGTTAACATTTTTTGGGAGGGGGGCTAGCACGGGGTGGGTGCGCTGTGGAGGGAGGGGGGcgggtatgtgtgtgtgtgttggggggagggggggggggggttgactGCATAAGGGCAGAATGGGCTATCACGTTGGCTTCTTCTGGTAGTTCTCGGCGGGTTTGGCTGTCCAGCATCTTGGTAAAAAATACTCTattaaatcggttggctctgtctCTACAATTGCTGGATATGCACTATCCATCCAGGGATATCCCTTGAACCAGAAGCACCCTTACTGGATCATTAGGGAGGCTACCTATGGATCACAAGTCGGTCCATAAGTGTAATGTTCAGAACATTTGTACTTCCACTCTGCACAGAGACCAACGAACAAAATCAAGAGTTGCTGCCTTATAACAATTAAACCAACTCGAATTCTTACGGTCttaccctagttttattataaatacAACTCCTTGGTAACTTTTGTACACGAGGTCAAATTGTCTTAGCTGCCTTTGCAGTTAAACCAACTAGAATACttaccctagttttattataaatacAACTCCTTGGTAACTTCTGTAAACATTCCATTTTTTTGTCTTCTCTTATTGCCATTGCACTATGCtttaatttgatatttggcacaTCAATTTACAGGAATGGGAATTTATGATGCCATGAAATTTTGCAAGGCTGATATTTCAACTGTTTGCTTTGGATTGGCGGCTTCTATGGGTGCATTTTTGTTAGCTGCTGGGACAAAAGGGAAGAGATTTTGCATGCCAAATGCGAGAATTATGATCCATCAGCCATCAGGGGGAGCCGGCGGAAAGGTAGAATTTTTATTATCTAGTTCTGTTTGTTTAAGTAGTTACTGCTGAAGTCATGAATTAGCTTGCTGAAAAACCATAGGCATGTTTAATTATTGGATGTAGTTTATATTTATATGAAACTGCTTGTGCTAAAGTGAAAAAACTATGATGGCCCAACACTAATAAGTTACTTACTTTTTATACAGTACCTTGACTGTTTCGGGTGGTGTCACAGTTGTGGGGCCATAAATTTTCCATTACTCATGTcgttaatttaaaaaaaaaattataaacaaATATACTGCAATGTGATGTGATGAGGCAAACATGTATAATAGTTAAATTATTTGAGGTAGATGTGCCAAGAAGATGATTCCGATCAGTTGGGTGTGATTCAAAGCACTCCTGATCTATATGAGTTTGAAAGATAGTAACTAGTAATGACTATAAGAAACAAACACTCGATAACACTTGCTGACACGACAACCTTTGGGGTAGAATTCAAATCAACAAAAAATCTTGATGAAGCCAAACTCCACCCAATCGCCTTATCGATTCCTTGAAACCACAAGGGAAAAGGAAGAACAAATGTGGAAAGTCTTCTCTCAACGGAGGTCTTGTTTTTGGAGGAGCAAAGCCGATGATTGAATCTTAATTGAGTGTACCTATGTGTAGAATGATAgagagagattggcggaatatgatggatattgtattgagcctctcaggcgagtatatatagtgtaCAAGACTTGGAGGCCAAGAAGGCTCTCTTAGAGATATGGTTGGTTGAGaatacaaatcctagactacaaatatacctataccaaatgtatctctaacactcccctgcagtcgtagcggtagtgacgtgaaccaTAGAAGCATCGCGGGCGGTCAGAGTGGAGAGAAGCCATagccgaggttggagtagaggcgcgtgatgacggtggcggtgggtgactcaatccgatctatgattggTAAACCAAAAAGGAAAACGTCGGTCGAACAACCGGCGGAGAAAAGAGAAAACCGATCTACAAATcggaaaaaaagactcgagggcagccgATCAAACCCTCCTATGGGTTGCGCTGCCCCCAGAGTAGGTCATGGACATCGACCTTCCCGGGGGCGGCGCAGCGCGGAAGCGAGCTAGGTCAGGAACTTGGGGCTGATACCATATTGAAAGatagacagagagagagattagcggaatatgatggatattgtattgagcctctcggacAGGTATATATAGGGTACAAAACTTGGAGGCCAAGAAGGCCCTCCTATAGATATGGTAGGTTGAGATTAAAAATCCTAGACTACCAAATATACCTATACCAATATATCTAACACTATGTAACAAAAAATACTGGAGTTTCTCACAACCATTTGCAGGGGATGCGGCTGAATCTACCTACATATAGGATGCACCTAATATATTCTTGATAAATACCTTCTAAAGCAACAATTTATACGCTTTACAAATGCAAGCTTTGAATTTCGTTTTTTACTAGGTATTGAAAGCCATTTTCCTACGGTAATAACACTCCATTCTTCTCTTTCAAGAGTGATTCTGGCCCATGTTTGTACAGTGGGTCATATGTGGTTCATGATCTTCAGGAGCATTATCTGGTTACCGGCTCATCATGATGAATTTATGACTTGATTTCTACTATCAACGATCTTGATAACTTATATTTGTATTAACATTTGTTCTAGAAGTAAAACTAAACACGCAAACTGAGAACCTGTAATATATCTGCAGCATTATCAATTGCAATTGCGATTTTCAAAATGGAATTCCAATTTTATCGTCTTGAACACTGAACTTATTAATGCTTTTGAAACAAAATCATTTGTAACAGCTAGATTTCTTTTATCATCAgacgaaatttctccatcaaacaTTGGAGCACTTATACACCTATTAATGAAGTTGGGGCAATCAGTCCGAAGAACTGCCATAGTTTAGAGCATGGTGCATAGGGTGATAGGGGTAAGACGGAACGGGTATCAGCAGGCCTTTCCTCCTATCGAGGGGAGTTGGAGCGAATTCGGGCAGGTTCCTTGAATTATCTCTGGAACCGGAGCCAGAGTC contains:
- the LOC124667219 gene encoding ATP-dependent Clp protease proteolytic subunit 3, chloroplastic, whose amino-acid sequence is MATIPAPPCSSSPMSMLLTPSYCCWRSAPRAAARASAVAAARRTLSSGWDLSRLSAAGPAARKARLEELDTSNMLLRQRIIFLGSPVDDLCADFIISQLLLLDAEDHTKDIKLFINSPGGSITAGMGIYDAMKFCKADISTVCFGLAASMGAFLLAAGTKGKRFCMPNARIMIHQPSGGAGGKATEMGLQIREMLYEKIKMNKIMSRITGKTEEQIDEDTKFDYFMSPSEAKDYGILDSIMDEGKLGLVAPMAGAVPPPKSRLWYLWNASGPTRKIMKNLPSEEKFIRNGNGSASGDNGKLKEASPT